In Bos indicus isolate NIAB-ARS_2022 breed Sahiwal x Tharparkar chromosome 19, NIAB-ARS_B.indTharparkar_mat_pri_1.0, whole genome shotgun sequence, the following proteins share a genomic window:
- the RAB11FIP4 gene encoding rab11 family-interacting protein 4 isoform X4 yields the protein MTLAPPEGPQESDMEGPTESTRSLEGPVGIPAEKDAGLGGLFLPEDKSLGHPPSVTTSDLSTHSTTSLISNEEQFEDYGEADDVDCAPSSPCPDDETRTNVYSDLGSSVSSSAGQTPRKMRHAYNSELLDVYCSQCCKKINLLNDLEARLKNLKANSPNRKISSTAFGRQLMHSSNFSSSNGSTEDLFRDSIDSCDNDITEKVSFLEKKVTELENDSLTNGDLKSKLKQENTQLVHRVHELEEMVKDQETTAEQALEEEARRHREAYSKLERERGTEIELLTTRVQQLEEENTELRTTVTRLKSQTEKLDEERQRMSDRLEDTSLRLKDEMDLYKRMMDKLRHNRLEFQKEREATQELIEDLRKELEHLQMYKLDCERPGRGRSSSSSLGEFNARAREVELEHEVKRLKQENHKLRDQNDDLNGQILSLSLYEAKNLFATQTKAQSLAAEIDTASRDELMEALKEQEEINFRLRQYMDKIILAILDHNPSILEIKH from the exons ATGACGCTGGCCCCACCCGAGGGCCCCCAGGAGTCGGACATGGAGGGCCCCACGGAGAGCACTCGGAGCCTGGAGGGGCCAGTTGGAATTCCCGCCGAGAAGGATGCGGGTCTAGGAGGCCTGTTCCTGCCCGAGGACAA GTCCCTGGGCCACCCTCCGTCCGTGACCACGTCAGACCTCTCCACGCACTCCACCACCTCGCTCATCAGCAACGAGGAGCAGTTTGAGGACTACGGGGAGGCGGATGATGTGGACTGTGCCCCCAGCAGCCCCTGCCCGGATGACGAGACCAGGACCAATGTCTACTCGGACCTGGGGTCGTCAGTGTCCTCCAG CGCGGGGCAGACGCCTCGAAAGATGCGGCATGCATACAACAGCGAGCTGCTGGATGTTTACTGCTCTCAGTGCTGCAAGAAAATCAACCTGCTTAACGACCTGGAAGCCCGGCTGAAAAACCTGAAGGCCAATAG cCCCAATCGAAAGATCTCCAGTACAGCCTTCGGACG gcagctCATGCACAGCAGCAACTTTAGCAGCAGCAACGGCAGCACCGAGGACCTGTTCCGGGACAGCATCGACTCCTGTGACAACGACATCACGGAGAAG GTGAGCTTCCTGGAAAAAAAGGTGACAGAGCTGGAGAACGATAGCCTGACCAACGGGGACCTGAAGAGCAAGCTGAAGCAGGAGAATACACAGCTGGTGCACAG GGTGCACGAGCtggaggagatggtgaaggatcaGGAGACCACGGCCGagcaggccctggaggaggaggcgaGGCGCCACCGCGAAGCCTACAGCAAGCTGGAGCGCGAGCGCGGCACGGAGATCGAGCTGCTCACCACCAG GGTGCAGCAATTAGAGGAAGAAAACACCGAGCTTAGAACAACGGTGACTCGGCTCAAGTCACAAACAGAGAAGCTGGATGAG GAGCGGCAGCGCATGTCCGACCGGCTGGAGGACACCAGCCTGCGGCTCAAGGATGAGATGGACCTGTACAAGCGCATGATGGACAAGCTGCGGCACAACCGCCTGGAGTTCCAGAAGGAGCGGGAGGCGACGCAGGAG CTCATTGAGGACTTGCGGAAGGAGCTGGAGCACctgcagatgtacaagctggactgCGAGCGGCCGGGCAGGGGCCGCAGCTCGTCCTCCAGCCTCGGCGAGTTCAACGCCAGGGCTCGAGAGGTCGAGTTGGAACATGAGGTCAAGCGGCTCAAGCAG GAGAATCACAAGCTGCGAGATCAGAATGATGACTTGAATGGACAAATCTTGAGCCTCAGCCTCTACGAAGCCAAGAACCTCTTTGCCACCCAGACCAAAGCCCAGTCCCTGGCAGCAGAAATAGACACAGCCTCTCGCGATGAG CTCATGGAAGCCCTCAAGGAACAGGAGGAGATCAACTTCCGGCTGAGGCAGTACATGGACAAGATCATCCTCGCCATCCTGGACCACAACCCCTCCATCCTCGAGATCAAACACTGA
- the RAB11FIP4 gene encoding rab11 family-interacting protein 4 isoform X2 — protein MKGCEELLKDVLSVESAGTLPCAPEIPDCVEQGSEVPDPTFADGELLPTEPDFFPEDEDEAMTLAPPEGPQESDMEGPTESTRSLEGPVGIPAEKDAGLGGLFLPEDKSLGHPPSVTTSDLSTHSTTSLISNEEQFEDYGEADDVDCAPSSPCPDDETRTNVYSDLGSSVSSSAGQTPRKMRHAYNSELLDVYCSQCCKKINLLNDLEARLKNLKANSPNRKISSTAFGRQLMHSSNFSSSNGSTEDLFRDSIDSCDNDITEKVSFLEKKVTELENDSLTNGDLKSKLKQENTQLVHRVHELEEMVKDQETTAEQALEEEARRHREAYSKLERERGTEIELLTTRVQQLEEENTELRTTVTRLKSQTEKLDEERQRMSDRLEDTSLRLKDEMDLYKRMMDKLRHNRLEFQKEREATQELIEDLRKELEHLQMYKLDCERPGRGRSSSSSLGEFNARAREVELEHEVKRLKQENHKLRDQNDDLNGQILSLSLYEAKNLFATQTKAQSLAAEIDTASRDELMEALKEQEEINFRLRQYMDKIILAILDHNPSILEIKH, from the exons GGCAGCGAGGTGCCAGACCCCACCTTTGCTGATGGCGAGCTCCTGCCCACAGAGCCAGACTTCTTTCCCGAGGATGAGGATGAGGCCATGACGCTGGCCCCACCCGAGGGCCCCCAGGAGTCGGACATGGAGGGCCCCACGGAGAGCACTCGGAGCCTGGAGGGGCCAGTTGGAATTCCCGCCGAGAAGGATGCGGGTCTAGGAGGCCTGTTCCTGCCCGAGGACAA GTCCCTGGGCCACCCTCCGTCCGTGACCACGTCAGACCTCTCCACGCACTCCACCACCTCGCTCATCAGCAACGAGGAGCAGTTTGAGGACTACGGGGAGGCGGATGATGTGGACTGTGCCCCCAGCAGCCCCTGCCCGGATGACGAGACCAGGACCAATGTCTACTCGGACCTGGGGTCGTCAGTGTCCTCCAG CGCGGGGCAGACGCCTCGAAAGATGCGGCATGCATACAACAGCGAGCTGCTGGATGTTTACTGCTCTCAGTGCTGCAAGAAAATCAACCTGCTTAACGACCTGGAAGCCCGGCTGAAAAACCTGAAGGCCAATAG cCCCAATCGAAAGATCTCCAGTACAGCCTTCGGACG gcagctCATGCACAGCAGCAACTTTAGCAGCAGCAACGGCAGCACCGAGGACCTGTTCCGGGACAGCATCGACTCCTGTGACAACGACATCACGGAGAAG GTGAGCTTCCTGGAAAAAAAGGTGACAGAGCTGGAGAACGATAGCCTGACCAACGGGGACCTGAAGAGCAAGCTGAAGCAGGAGAATACACAGCTGGTGCACAG GGTGCACGAGCtggaggagatggtgaaggatcaGGAGACCACGGCCGagcaggccctggaggaggaggcgaGGCGCCACCGCGAAGCCTACAGCAAGCTGGAGCGCGAGCGCGGCACGGAGATCGAGCTGCTCACCACCAG GGTGCAGCAATTAGAGGAAGAAAACACCGAGCTTAGAACAACGGTGACTCGGCTCAAGTCACAAACAGAGAAGCTGGATGAG GAGCGGCAGCGCATGTCCGACCGGCTGGAGGACACCAGCCTGCGGCTCAAGGATGAGATGGACCTGTACAAGCGCATGATGGACAAGCTGCGGCACAACCGCCTGGAGTTCCAGAAGGAGCGGGAGGCGACGCAGGAG CTCATTGAGGACTTGCGGAAGGAGCTGGAGCACctgcagatgtacaagctggactgCGAGCGGCCGGGCAGGGGCCGCAGCTCGTCCTCCAGCCTCGGCGAGTTCAACGCCAGGGCTCGAGAGGTCGAGTTGGAACATGAGGTCAAGCGGCTCAAGCAG GAGAATCACAAGCTGCGAGATCAGAATGATGACTTGAATGGACAAATCTTGAGCCTCAGCCTCTACGAAGCCAAGAACCTCTTTGCCACCCAGACCAAAGCCCAGTCCCTGGCAGCAGAAATAGACACAGCCTCTCGCGATGAG CTCATGGAAGCCCTCAAGGAACAGGAGGAGATCAACTTCCGGCTGAGGCAGTACATGGACAAGATCATCCTCGCCATCCTGGACCACAACCCCTCCATCCTCGAGATCAAACACTGA
- the RAB11FIP4 gene encoding rab11 family-interacting protein 4 isoform X3: MRTPPAPGGQGSEVPDPTFADGELLPTEPDFFPEDEDEAMTLAPPEGPQESDMEGPTESTRSLEGPVGIPAEKDAGLGGLFLPEDKSLGHPPSVTTSDLSTHSTTSLISNEEQFEDYGEADDVDCAPSSPCPDDETRTNVYSDLGSSVSSSAGQTPRKMRHAYNSELLDVYCSQCCKKINLLNDLEARLKNLKANSPNRKISSTAFGRQLMHSSNFSSSNGSTEDLFRDSIDSCDNDITEKVSFLEKKVTELENDSLTNGDLKSKLKQENTQLVHRVHELEEMVKDQETTAEQALEEEARRHREAYSKLERERGTEIELLTTRVQQLEEENTELRTTVTRLKSQTEKLDEERQRMSDRLEDTSLRLKDEMDLYKRMMDKLRHNRLEFQKEREATQELIEDLRKELEHLQMYKLDCERPGRGRSSSSSLGEFNARAREVELEHEVKRLKQENHKLRDQNDDLNGQILSLSLYEAKNLFATQTKAQSLAAEIDTASRDELMEALKEQEEINFRLRQYMDKIILAILDHNPSILEIKH; this comes from the exons GGCAGCGAGGTGCCAGACCCCACCTTTGCTGATGGCGAGCTCCTGCCCACAGAGCCAGACTTCTTTCCCGAGGATGAGGATGAGGCCATGACGCTGGCCCCACCCGAGGGCCCCCAGGAGTCGGACATGGAGGGCCCCACGGAGAGCACTCGGAGCCTGGAGGGGCCAGTTGGAATTCCCGCCGAGAAGGATGCGGGTCTAGGAGGCCTGTTCCTGCCCGAGGACAA GTCCCTGGGCCACCCTCCGTCCGTGACCACGTCAGACCTCTCCACGCACTCCACCACCTCGCTCATCAGCAACGAGGAGCAGTTTGAGGACTACGGGGAGGCGGATGATGTGGACTGTGCCCCCAGCAGCCCCTGCCCGGATGACGAGACCAGGACCAATGTCTACTCGGACCTGGGGTCGTCAGTGTCCTCCAG CGCGGGGCAGACGCCTCGAAAGATGCGGCATGCATACAACAGCGAGCTGCTGGATGTTTACTGCTCTCAGTGCTGCAAGAAAATCAACCTGCTTAACGACCTGGAAGCCCGGCTGAAAAACCTGAAGGCCAATAG cCCCAATCGAAAGATCTCCAGTACAGCCTTCGGACG gcagctCATGCACAGCAGCAACTTTAGCAGCAGCAACGGCAGCACCGAGGACCTGTTCCGGGACAGCATCGACTCCTGTGACAACGACATCACGGAGAAG GTGAGCTTCCTGGAAAAAAAGGTGACAGAGCTGGAGAACGATAGCCTGACCAACGGGGACCTGAAGAGCAAGCTGAAGCAGGAGAATACACAGCTGGTGCACAG GGTGCACGAGCtggaggagatggtgaaggatcaGGAGACCACGGCCGagcaggccctggaggaggaggcgaGGCGCCACCGCGAAGCCTACAGCAAGCTGGAGCGCGAGCGCGGCACGGAGATCGAGCTGCTCACCACCAG GGTGCAGCAATTAGAGGAAGAAAACACCGAGCTTAGAACAACGGTGACTCGGCTCAAGTCACAAACAGAGAAGCTGGATGAG GAGCGGCAGCGCATGTCCGACCGGCTGGAGGACACCAGCCTGCGGCTCAAGGATGAGATGGACCTGTACAAGCGCATGATGGACAAGCTGCGGCACAACCGCCTGGAGTTCCAGAAGGAGCGGGAGGCGACGCAGGAG CTCATTGAGGACTTGCGGAAGGAGCTGGAGCACctgcagatgtacaagctggactgCGAGCGGCCGGGCAGGGGCCGCAGCTCGTCCTCCAGCCTCGGCGAGTTCAACGCCAGGGCTCGAGAGGTCGAGTTGGAACATGAGGTCAAGCGGCTCAAGCAG GAGAATCACAAGCTGCGAGATCAGAATGATGACTTGAATGGACAAATCTTGAGCCTCAGCCTCTACGAAGCCAAGAACCTCTTTGCCACCCAGACCAAAGCCCAGTCCCTGGCAGCAGAAATAGACACAGCCTCTCGCGATGAG CTCATGGAAGCCCTCAAGGAACAGGAGGAGATCAACTTCCGGCTGAGGCAGTACATGGACAAGATCATCCTCGCCATCCTGGACCACAACCCCTCCATCCTCGAGATCAAACACTGA